The genomic segment GAGTAAATCGATCACAGGTAGATTTGGAATGTATTTCTCCTGTAGTGGGATAGTTGTATTCGATAAAATTAATTGGAATTATTTGGTTTAATAATTTTTTATCATTTGATGATATATTTTGACCAAAAACAATTATCTCGTATGGAATTTCAATTTTGTATTTTTTTAGCCCCATCAAGACATTTGCAAGTCCAAAAGTTATATTTCCTGTTGCTCCTAAAACTATTGCTAATTGTTTTTTCATTGTAAAACCTTTATATATGATTGTTTTGTTAATTCAGCCGTTTCTTTCCAACTAAATCTTTTTAATTGTTCTCTTCCTCTAATAATAAGTTCCTGTCTTAGAGTTTCATTATAAATCAATTTCTTTGTGCCTTCTTCCATAGATTCATTACTATAAGGATCTATATAAATGGCTGCATTTTGGGCAATTTCAGGGAAAGAACTTGTATTACTGCTTAGCAAGGGACAATCACATTGAAACGCCTCAAGAATCGGGAACCCGAAACCTTCGTAAAGACTCGGAAAAACAAAACATAAAGCATTCTTATAGAAAGTTATGAGAGATTCTTCTTTATCTATAGGTTTGTAAATTATCTTATTCGTTAATTTAAGAGAATCAATTAAATCTTTTTCTTCTTCCGTAAAAGGATTTCCACCTGCTGAAACTAAATAGAGTGATTCATCTTCATTTAAAATATTACTTATTGATAATAAATAATTAATAAAATTTTTATATTTAGATCTTTGTCCAACAAACAGTATATACCTCTCAGGTAAATCATATTTTTTCATTTGTTTTTCTAAAGATTCAAACGGTAAACCATGATAGATTACATCAATTTTATCTTCATCAATCTCACAAAACTTAATTATATCGTTTTTGGTATTTTCTGATATTGCAATAATCCTATTTGCTTTTTCAATGAGTCTATTTTTAATTTTAATAGTTTCATCTGCCTTTTTATCAAAGACAAAATATTCAGGTAAAACTTCGTTAGTCATATCATGAACGGTTAAAATATAAGGTTTGTTTTTTATGTAATTTAAAAAGTAGTCATCAAAATAAGTAGGGTGATAAATATCAAAATCCTGATCAATAAGTTCTTTTATAGTTTTATTTCTATTTATTGCATTTAATAATTTAATAGACTGCTTTTTAAAAGGGATATTTCTCCCATTTAAGCTGAATGCGTTTATGAATTGAAGATTTTTTAGATATTTGTTATCTGAATATATTAACGGAAGCTTGAAATTTATATCCGTTTCCTTATAAAATTCTTCCAAAAGTTTTTTATAATATAACGAAATGCCACCAAATATTTGCAGATTAAAAATTTGTGGGTCATATAATATTTTCATAAAAATATTAAAAAATCCTTTTTAATGTTAATTACGTATAAATTGTCAAAGTCAGTATAACATACTTACTTTTTTGTTATAATAATTTTCAAATTCAGAATACAGGTTATGAAGTATGTTCAGTAAAATTAAAATTGCTTTCATAAAGAATGATGGTTTAACACTTGGCGGGACCGAAAAATTCTTACAAACTATAGCAGCAGGACTTCCTAAAAACGAATTTGAAGTTGATTATTTCTATGCAAATCAGGAAGACAATCCGCCTAATGAAGCAAGAAAACAGTATTTAATTGACAATGGTGTTAATGTTATAGAGTTTAAAACAACTAAACAAAGAGTTCATAGAGGAAAAATCTGGT from the bacterium genome contains:
- a CDS encoding glycosyltransferase family 1 protein codes for the protein MKILYDPQIFNLQIFGGISLYYKKLLEEFYKETDINFKLPLIYSDNKYLKNLQFINAFSLNGRNIPFKKQSIKLLNAINRNKTIKELIDQDFDIYHPTYFDDYFLNYIKNKPYILTVHDMTNEVLPEYFVFDKKADETIKIKNRLIEKANRIIAISENTKNDIIKFCEIDEDKIDVIYHGLPFESLEKQMKKYDLPERYILFVGQRSKYKNFINYLLSISNILNEDESLYLVSAGGNPFTEEEKDLIDSLKLTNKIIYKPIDKEESLITFYKNALCFVFPSLYEGFGFPILEAFQCDCPLLSSNTSSFPEIAQNAAIYIDPYSNESMEEGTKKLIYNETLRQELIIRGREQLKRFSWKETAELTKQSYIKVLQ